A section of the Triticum dicoccoides isolate Atlit2015 ecotype Zavitan chromosome 7A, WEW_v2.0, whole genome shotgun sequence genome encodes:
- the LOC119332839 gene encoding uncharacterized protein LOC119332839: MRSAWFNTSQDLSTTIGWSGQGKQNDLEGEKEGAGKACTAVVGEAMLTGGEAGHGGDKRSSHAKDLRDLSLVAVDILKIRVAAAGGKVKEALQKDKKGTEEALGLRYCQVDYDVTIGTLDLCDAMLRDFHVPRGDADCLWSFELPECVEKATDHVSDCWHDLHMDSQPLINENKELIKLGDLNNVLLGPYDFDS, from the exons ATGCGGAGTGCATGGTTCAACACTTCGCAGGACTTGTCGACGACCATCGGGTGGAGTGGTCAAGGCAAGCAGAATGATCTTGAGGGCGAGAAGGAAGGTGCAGGCAAAGCATGCACCGCAGTTGTTGGAGAGGCTATGCTCACCGGTGGGGAGGCCGGGCACGGAGGC GACAAAAGGAGCTCCCATGCCAAGGACCTCCGTGACCTGTCCCTTGTCGCCGTCGACATCCTCAAGATTCGTGTGGCAGCTGCCGGCGGCAAGGTGAAGGAAGCACTCCAGAAAGACAAGAAAGGTACGGAGGAGGCGCTCGGCCTCAGGTATTGCCAGGTGGACTACGATGTCACTATCGGCACCCTCGATCTCTGCGACGCCATGCTCAGGGACTTCCATGTCCCCAGGGGCGACGCAGACTGCCTGTGGTCCTTTGAACTGCCCGAGTGTGTGGAGAAGGCGACTGACCATGTCAGCGACTGCTGGCATGATCTTCACATGGATAGCCAGCCACTTATCAACGAAAACAAGGAGCTGATCAAGCTGGGTGACCTCAACAATGTCTTGCTAGGGCCATATGACTTTGATAGTTAA